A stretch of Chitinophaga caeni DNA encodes these proteins:
- a CDS encoding DNA polymerase III subunit gamma/tau translates to MENFIVSARKYRPQNFSTVVGQSHITTTLKNAIRNHQLAHAFLFCGPRGVGKTTCARILAKTINCENLQPDGEACNECNSCRTFNEGSSFNIHELDAASNNSVDDIRTLVEQVRFAPQAGKYKIYIIDEVHMLSSSAFNAFLKTLEEPPSYAIFILATTEKHKILPTILSRCQIFDFKRITIQDTVDHLAEIVSKEHITAETDALHLIAQKTDGCMRDSLSTLDKIVSFTAGNITYQNTLEHLNILDYDYYFKVMDAVMQQDISNALVLFDEILQKGFEGDNFLGGWSEFLRNLLVCKDEKVLHLVEVSGNLRDRYKELSGKLSPAYLVTALNLLNDTEIHYRQARNKRLHVEMALIKLCYLQQAVNLVSNDSTGEVVKKNLVPDGGASQKLRGPFMKAAGVKMETQPVSSPSPVSTPVAKQEPQAAAATLTSPPVQPAPAETPITKTVPQPTDTKTATKKPSNGHTKLTGLAAMKEALAEKTREESNAVIPITQGALHVYWEEFIERFRQANKMTVVSNLQLASLEMLGQEEIGLKSRNLVQHRFMEEEKLEISEFFKQKFNNPAIVLTLILDESLQENTDIGPQPLSSREQFAKMVEKYPLVKELKDRLLMELDF, encoded by the coding sequence CTTGTTTTGCGGACCCAGGGGTGTGGGGAAAACAACCTGTGCGCGTATCCTTGCCAAGACCATCAACTGCGAAAACCTTCAACCCGATGGAGAAGCCTGCAATGAATGTAATTCCTGCCGCACTTTCAACGAGGGCAGTTCATTCAACATCCATGAACTGGATGCCGCTTCCAACAACTCTGTAGATGATATCCGCACCCTGGTAGAACAGGTACGGTTTGCACCGCAAGCAGGAAAATACAAGATTTATATAATAGATGAGGTACACATGCTGAGCTCTTCCGCCTTCAACGCATTCTTGAAGACCTTGGAAGAACCGCCATCGTACGCCATCTTCATTCTCGCTACTACAGAGAAACATAAAATATTACCGACGATCCTGAGCCGTTGCCAAATCTTCGATTTTAAACGGATCACGATCCAGGACACGGTAGATCACCTGGCAGAGATCGTTTCCAAGGAACATATCACCGCCGAAACCGATGCCCTGCACCTGATCGCGCAAAAAACAGACGGCTGCATGCGCGACTCCCTCAGTACGCTCGACAAAATTGTAAGCTTCACCGCGGGAAATATTACCTATCAAAATACCCTTGAACATCTCAACATCCTTGACTACGATTATTATTTCAAGGTGATGGATGCCGTAATGCAGCAAGATATCTCCAATGCCCTGGTACTGTTCGATGAAATCCTGCAAAAAGGATTCGAAGGCGATAATTTCCTGGGCGGCTGGTCCGAGTTTCTACGCAACCTGTTGGTATGTAAAGATGAAAAGGTATTGCACCTGGTAGAAGTTTCCGGCAATTTGCGCGATCGTTACAAGGAACTTTCCGGCAAGCTCAGCCCCGCTTACCTGGTGACGGCCCTCAACCTGCTCAACGATACCGAGATCCATTACAGGCAAGCACGTAACAAACGCTTGCACGTAGAAATGGCCTTGATAAAACTTTGTTACCTGCAACAAGCTGTTAACCTTGTCAGTAACGATTCCACCGGCGAGGTGGTAAAAAAAAACTTAGTTCCTGACGGGGGCGCCTCCCAGAAGTTAAGAGGTCCTTTTATGAAAGCGGCCGGGGTGAAGATGGAGACACAACCTGTTTCGTCGCCTTCGCCAGTTTCCACCCCTGTTGCCAAGCAGGAGCCGCAAGCAGCGGCGGCAACTTTAACTAGCCCCCCTGTACAACCGGCGCCGGCTGAAACGCCCATCACTAAAACCGTTCCCCAGCCTACAGATACAAAAACAGCTACCAAGAAACCTTCTAACGGCCATACCAAGCTTACCGGCCTGGCCGCCATGAAAGAAGCCCTGGCCGAAAAAACCAGGGAAGAAAGTAACGCGGTTATCCCGATAACCCAAGGCGCATTGCATGTATATTGGGAGGAATTTATAGAAAGATTCCGCCAGGCCAACAAGATGACGGTTGTGAGTAACCTCCAATTGGCAAGCCTGGAAATGCTCGGTCAAGAAGAAATAGGCCTGAAAAGCCGCAACTTGGTACAGCACCGCTTCATGGAGGAGGAAAAACTCGAAATTTCGGAGTTCTTCAAACAGAAATTTAATAACCCGGCCATCGTCCTGACCTTGATATTGGATGAATCCCTCCAAGAAAATACCGACATCGGTCCACAACCGCTCAGCAGCCGCGAACAATTTGCCAAAATGGTAGAAAAATACCCCCTGGTGAAAGAGCTGAAAGACCGCCTATTGATGGAGCTAGATTTCTAA
- a CDS encoding pyruvate dehydrogenase complex dihydrolipoamide acetyltransferase, which yields MAEVIRMPLLSDTMTEGVIAEWHKKVGDTVKSDDVIAEVETDKATMEVVGYVDGTLLYIGVEKGQAAKVNQIIAIVGKPGEDYKPLLEEAPASSSQEPAKNEAAPAPTAAPAAASFDKAAADEALKNATVIRMPLLSDTMTEGKIVAWNKKVGDTVKSDDVLADVETDKATMEVIGYADGTLLYIGVKEGDAAKVNDIIAIVGKKGTNVDAILAMENNSGSAAPASTEEAPTASTSSAPAASASEAATGTGEEGRVKASPLAKKLAAEKGIDLSKVTGSGDNGRIVKRDVDNYVPSAAPAQAAKTATAGAATYIAGEEGHTDLPLSQMRKVIARRLGESKFSAPHFYLTMEINMDKAMEARKAINEISPVKVSFNDMVIKASAMALRKHPEVNSSWMGDFIRQNQHIHIGSAVAIEDGLIVPVIKFADQKSLSQIAGEAKELYDKAKNKKLQPQEFSGNTFSISNLGMMGIDQFTAIINPPDSAILAVGGIKETVVVEKGQFKATNIMKITLSCDHRSIDGAVGATFLQTLKGYLENPVTMLV from the coding sequence ATGGCAGAAGTTATCAGAATGCCCCTCTTAAGTGATACAATGACAGAAGGGGTGATTGCGGAATGGCATAAGAAGGTAGGCGATACCGTAAAGTCCGACGATGTGATTGCTGAGGTGGAAACAGATAAAGCAACCATGGAAGTTGTTGGATATGTAGATGGCACGCTGCTATACATCGGTGTAGAAAAAGGTCAAGCCGCTAAAGTAAATCAAATCATCGCGATCGTGGGTAAACCCGGCGAAGATTATAAACCATTATTGGAAGAAGCTCCCGCCAGCAGTTCCCAAGAACCTGCTAAAAATGAAGCTGCTCCCGCTCCTACAGCAGCTCCGGCCGCCGCGTCTTTCGACAAGGCCGCAGCCGACGAAGCATTGAAAAATGCAACCGTAATCCGTATGCCGCTGCTTAGCGATACCATGACGGAAGGTAAAATCGTAGCATGGAATAAGAAGGTTGGTGATACTGTGAAATCCGACGACGTGTTAGCTGATGTTGAAACAGACAAGGCTACCATGGAAGTAATCGGCTATGCAGACGGTACCCTGTTATACATCGGGGTAAAAGAAGGCGATGCCGCCAAAGTAAATGATATCATAGCTATCGTAGGTAAAAAAGGCACCAACGTGGATGCCATCTTAGCGATGGAAAATAATAGCGGTAGCGCCGCTCCTGCATCTACAGAAGAAGCGCCAACTGCAAGCACAAGTTCCGCCCCTGCTGCCAGCGCAAGCGAAGCTGCCACGGGTACCGGTGAAGAAGGAAGGGTGAAAGCTTCTCCGTTAGCTAAAAAATTAGCCGCTGAAAAAGGAATTGATTTAAGTAAAGTTACCGGCTCCGGCGACAATGGCAGGATCGTGAAACGTGATGTTGACAATTACGTTCCATCCGCAGCCCCGGCACAAGCAGCAAAAACTGCAACCGCAGGCGCTGCTACCTATATCGCGGGAGAAGAAGGCCATACTGATCTTCCATTGAGCCAAATGCGTAAAGTAATTGCCCGCCGCCTAGGTGAGAGCAAGTTCAGCGCACCGCACTTCTACCTGACCATGGAAATCAACATGGACAAGGCCATGGAGGCTCGCAAAGCGATTAATGAAATATCTCCTGTAAAAGTTTCATTCAATGACATGGTCATCAAAGCCAGCGCCATGGCATTGCGTAAACATCCTGAAGTAAACAGTAGCTGGATGGGTGATTTCATCCGCCAGAATCAACATATCCACATCGGCTCCGCCGTTGCAATCGAAGATGGTTTGATCGTACCGGTCATTAAGTTTGCCGATCAGAAGTCATTGAGCCAAATTGCAGGTGAAGCGAAAGAATTGTATGACAAAGCCAAGAACAAGAAACTGCAACCGCAGGAGTTCAGCGGCAATACATTCTCTATTTCTAACCTGGGTATGATGGGAATCGACCAGTTTACCGCTATTATCAATCCTCCGGATTCGGCTATCCTCGCGGTAGGCGGTATCAAGGAAACGGTGGTTGTAGAAAAAGGGCAATTCAAAGCTACCAACATTATGAAGATTACCTTGAGCTGTGATCACCGTAGCATTGATGGAGCTGTAGGCGCCACTTTCTTACAAACATTGAAAGGATATCTAGAGAACCCGGTTACCATGTTGGTATAA
- a CDS encoding VOC family protein — translation MEIPKNSISWFEIPVKDFERARDFYSAIFQFELQEIKMGINRLGFFPVKAEGIGGAIVQGPDYISSQRGSLLYLTAEPDLLEVLDRIPDAGGKIELGKTPLSLDQQLGYFAIFYDTEGNRLALYSAG, via the coding sequence ATGGAAATTCCAAAAAACTCGATTAGTTGGTTTGAAATCCCCGTAAAGGATTTCGAAAGGGCGAGGGATTTTTACAGCGCGATATTCCAGTTCGAATTGCAGGAGATCAAGATGGGGATTAACAGGCTGGGATTTTTCCCGGTTAAAGCGGAAGGAATTGGAGGCGCCATAGTGCAAGGCCCGGATTATATCAGCAGCCAACGCGGAAGTTTACTTTATTTAACAGCTGAACCAGACCTGTTAGAGGTCTTGGACAGGATACCTGATGCAGGAGGCAAAATAGAGCTCGGGAAAACCCCTTTGTCCCTTGATCAACAACTAGGCTACTTCGCCATCTTTTACGATACAGAA